From a region of the Penaeus vannamei isolate JL-2024 chromosome 2, ASM4276789v1, whole genome shotgun sequence genome:
- the LOC113804791 gene encoding chitooligosaccharidolytic beta-N-acetylglucosaminidase, whose translation MRGSTTCSATCLLACVVLLIPTTSAFFSLPSPWGYKCVNSTCVKEENTGVSQSRTLNFCKLTCGEVGVLWPRPTKAVVGDNVVEFIPTNVTQKTTCQQGVCSLLDQAVRIFKDNLHRHHPEYSKGWAPWVGPWDPATVAHKLHLDITVEGGETRLGLNTDESYTLRVSTSGSTTTAQIIAPSYFGARHALETLTQLTEYEENRDTLMVVNDATVEDSPAFAYRGILLDTSRNFFDVKSIERTLDAMAANKLNTFHWHITDSHSFPLYLETLPKMAYYGAYSSRQVYYPAVVRHLVEYGRVRGIRVLPEFDAPAHVGNGFQWGEKQGLGKLAVCVNQEPWQSYCVEPPCGQLNLANPKMYDVLGQIYNEMVELFSPIDLFHYGGDEVNLNCWNTTDEITSWMDENNFGRDADAYYNQWSVFQEKSRQLLTAANAGKEVPGILWTSHLTEEGRADQYLDPTKYIIQIWTTGTDKLIGELLEKNFRVIFSNYDHWYLDCGFGAWVGEGNNWCSPYKGWQAVYDNNPHEIAANLTGNTYTNSILGGEAALWSEQVDETSLDSRLWPRGAALAERLWTNPSHNWEPAETRLIHQRQRMVARGIMADRIQPQWCHQNEGLCYL comes from the exons ATGAGAGGGTCAACGACCTGTTCAGCAACCTGCCTTCTGGCCTGTGTCGTCCTGCTCATCCCGACGACTTCAGCCTTTTTCTC GCTGCCCTCTCCGTGGGGTTACAAGTGCGTGAACAGCACCTGCGTTAAGGAGGAGAACACGGGCGTATCGCAATCTCGGACTCTCAACTTCTGCAAGCTGACCTGCGGTGAGGTGGGGGTGCTGTGGCCGCGCCCGACGAAGGCCGTCGTCGGTGACAATGTCGTAGAATTCATTCCGACCAACGTGACGCAGAAGACAACATGCCAGCAGGGCGTGTGTTCGCTGCTTGACCAGGCTGTCAGGATATTCAAGGACAACCTACATCGCCACCATCCGGAGTACAGCAAGGGCTGGGCCCCTTGGGTGGGCCCTTGGGACCCAGCCACCGTTGCGCACAAACTTCACCTGGACATCACCGTGGAGGGCGGCGAAACCCGCCTTGGTCTCAACACCGACGAATCCTATACCCTCAGGGTGTCCACCAGCGGTTCCACCACCACAGCCCAAATCATCGCGCCATCCTACTTCGGCGCCCGCCACGCCCTTGAGACGCTAACGCAGTTGACAGAGTATGAGGAGAACAGAGACACCCTCATGGTCGTCAACGACGCCACTGTGGAGGACTCGCCGGCCTTCGCCTACCGCGGAATCCTCCTGGACACCTCAAGGAATTTCTTTGACGTCAAGTCCATCGAGCGGACACTGGATGCCATGGCGGCCAACAAGCTCAACACCTTCCACTGGCACATCACCGATTCTCACTCGTTCCCGCTCTACCTCGAGACACTCCCCAAAATGGCCTACTACGGCGCCTACAGTTCTCGTCAGGTCTACTACCCAGCAGTCGTCCGCCACCTGGTGGAGTACGGCAGAGTCCGGGGCATCCGCGTCCTGCCCGAGTTCGACGCCCCCGCTCACGTCGGCAATGGATTCCAGTGGGGAGAAAAACAAGGACTGGGCAAGTTGGCTGTCTGTGTGAACCAG GAGCCTTGGCAATCCTACTGCGTGGAGCCTCCTTGCGGACAGCTCAACCTGGCCAACCCCAAAATGTACGACGTCCTCGGCCAGATCTACAACGAGATGGTGGAGCTCTTCAGCCCCATCGACCTCTTCCACTACGGGGGAGACGAG GTGAATCTCAACTGCTGGAACACCACGGACGAAATCACCAGCTGGATGGACGAAAACAACTTCGGCCGCGACGCCGACGCCTACTACAACCAGTGGAGCGTGTTCCAGGAGAAGTCCCGCCAGCTCCTCACCGCCGCCAACGCCGGCAAAGAGGTTCCTGGCATCCTGTGGACGTCCCACCTGACGGAGGAAGGCCGCGCCGACCAGTACCTCGACCCCACCAAGTACATCATCCAGATCTGGACGACGGGGACGGACAAGCTCATCGGCGAGCTCCTGGAGAAGAACTTCCGCGTCATCTTCTCCAACTACGACCACTGGTACCTGGACTGCGGCTTCGGCGCCTGGGTCGGCGAGGGCAACAACTGGTGCAGCCCCTACAAGGGATGGCAGGCCGTCTACGACAACAACCCCCATGAGATTGCCGCCAACCTGACGGGAAATACCTACACTAACAGCATCTTGGGAGGTGAAGCTGCTCTGTGGTCAGAACAGGTCGACGAAACTTCGCTTGACTCAAGA CTGTGGCCGCGCGGAGCCGCCCTCGCTGAGCGCCTATGGACGAACCCGAGCCACAACTGGGAGCCGGCCGAGACCCGCCTCATCCACCAGCGGCAGCGCATGGTGGCGAGGGGCATCATGGCCGACCGCATCCAGCCGCAGTGGTGCCACCAGAACGAGGGCCTCTGCTATCTCTAG